One stretch of Roseovarius mucosus DNA includes these proteins:
- a CDS encoding GlxA family transcriptional regulator produces MSFPENDAHITRKAIVPQGAAFFAIETTKPARHFAFHLLPDFTLLAFSAALDPLRIANQLAQRPLYRWTVTSQDGGPVVSSCAMSVNVDQSLGAFARETDLVVCGGTVRTGTGSKDLLALLRQHARFGGRVGGICTGAISLAQAGLLEGRRATLHWENQPAFREKFPEVEVTGNTFEVDGGIFTCGGGVGATDMMLEMIEADYGRPFADVVADMCLYSQRRAERSPQRASISNALDSRNPLLVRAIKVMQTNIETPVSMDELADAAGCSRRQMERLFVKYLRKTPYRFFRDLRLDHGRSLLRETDLSVTEIAMASGFASPMVFIKTFRSRFGHSPGQYRRAG; encoded by the coding sequence ATGTCCTTCCCGGAGAATGACGCCCATATCACACGCAAGGCGATTGTGCCGCAGGGGGCGGCATTCTTTGCCATAGAGACCACCAAACCTGCCCGGCATTTTGCCTTTCACCTGCTGCCGGATTTCACGCTGCTGGCGTTCAGCGCGGCGCTTGATCCGCTGCGAATTGCCAATCAACTGGCGCAACGCCCGCTCTATCGCTGGACCGTCACCTCTCAGGATGGGGGGCCGGTGGTCAGCTCTTGCGCCATGTCGGTGAATGTCGATCAGTCGTTGGGGGCGTTTGCGCGTGAAACCGATCTTGTGGTTTGTGGCGGCACCGTGCGCACGGGCACGGGCAGCAAGGACCTGCTGGCGCTGCTGCGTCAGCATGCGCGCTTTGGTGGGCGCGTGGGGGGCATTTGCACCGGGGCGATTTCGCTGGCGCAGGCGGGGCTGCTCGAGGGGCGGCGTGCAACGCTGCATTGGGAAAACCAGCCTGCGTTTCGCGAGAAATTCCCCGAGGTCGAGGTGACGGGCAATACCTTTGAGGTGGATGGCGGGATTTTCACCTGCGGTGGCGGGGTGGGTGCCACCGATATGATGCTGGAAATGATCGAGGCCGATTATGGCCGGCCCTTTGCCGATGTGGTGGCCGATATGTGCCTCTATAGCCAACGCCGGGCCGAGCGCAGCCCGCAGCGCGCCTCGATCAGCAATGCGCTGGATAGCCGCAATCCGCTGTTGGTGCGGGCGATCAAGGTGATGCAGACCAATATCGAAACGCCGGTCAGCATGGATGAATTGGCCGATGCGGCGGGCTGTTCGCGCCGCCAGATGGAGCGGCTTTTCGTGAAATATCTGCGAAAGACGCCCTATCGCTTTTTCCGCGATCTGCGGCTGGATCATGGCCGCAGCCTGTTGCGCGAGACCGACCTGAGCGTGACCGAGATTGCCATGGCCTCGGGCTTTGCCTCGCCCATGGTGTTCATCAAGACATTCCGCAGCCGCTTTGGCCATTCGCCGGGGCAGTATCGGCGCGCGGGCTGA
- a CDS encoding ABC transporter permease, with protein sequence MTGNDNRLINGALKLHIAVCVLFIFAPILGSFVFSLNSDRFPSLPLGHFSTEWYRLIWEDPFVWAGFLNTVVVGLIVAVIATVLGFGGAYTDFRYNFFGKNVYLALALLPPTIPVVIMGLAMLAFLSRVNLSGSAISIIIAHGVMCSPFAMAIIRLRLSQMDPDLEAASWNLGGNEWATLRHVIIPFTKPAIFAALFITMAVSFDEFAVAWFVSGLNETLPVKILGFLQGQVSPRINAIGSLAFLSSITLIILAQMLLRNSTKDKP encoded by the coding sequence ATGACCGGCAATGACAATCGCCTGATCAATGGCGCCTTGAAACTGCATATCGCGGTTTGTGTCCTCTTCATCTTTGCGCCGATCCTTGGCAGCTTCGTCTTTTCGCTCAATTCCGACCGGTTCCCGTCGCTGCCCTTGGGGCATTTCTCGACCGAGTGGTATCGGCTGATCTGGGAAGATCCGTTTGTCTGGGCCGGGTTCCTGAACACGGTGGTCGTGGGGTTGATCGTGGCGGTGATTGCCACGGTGCTGGGATTTGGCGGGGCCTATACAGATTTTCGCTACAACTTCTTTGGCAAGAACGTCTATCTCGCGCTCGCGCTTTTGCCACCGACCATTCCGGTGGTGATCATGGGGCTGGCGATGCTGGCGTTCCTGTCGCGCGTCAATCTGTCGGGCAGTGCGATTTCCATCATCATCGCACATGGGGTGATGTGCAGCCCCTTTGCCATGGCGATCATCCGCCTACGTCTGTCGCAGATGGACCCGGATCTAGAGGCGGCATCGTGGAACCTTGGGGGCAATGAATGGGCGACGCTGCGCCATGTCATCATTCCTTTTACCAAGCCCGCGATCTTTGCCGCGCTCTTCATTACCATGGCGGTGTCGTTTGATGAATTCGCGGTGGCGTGGTTCGTCTCGGGCCTCAATGAAACGCTGCCGGTGAAAATTCTGGGCTTTCTTCAGGGGCAGGTCAGCCCGCGGATCAATGCCATCGGCTCGCTCGCCTTTCTCAGCTCGATCACACTTATCATTCTGGCGCAGATGCTGTTGCGCAATTCGACAAAGGACAAGCCATGA
- a CDS encoding M24 family metallopeptidase codes for MLDDMLHVTEWHNGEKEFSPFSDNEMARRQNELRVWMADNNVDAALFTSYHCINYYSGWLYCYFGRKYGMVIDQKNATTISAGIDGGQPWRRTFGSNVTYTDWRRDNFYRAVQGLTKGARRVGIEFDHVSLDYRQLLQDALPGVELVDVSQPSMWMRTIKSAEEIKLITEGARICDVGGYAVAGAVKAGVPEHEVAIAGTNAMIREIAKSFPFVELMDTWTWFQSGINTDGAHNPVTNRVVQSGDILSLNTFPMIFGYYTALERTLFCDHVDDASLDIWEKNVAVHRRGLELMKPGARCMDIAIELNEMYREWDLLKYRSFGYGHSFGVLSHYYGREAGVELREDIDTVLKPGMVVSMEPMVMIPEGQPGAGGYREHDILVIGEEGAENITGFPFGPEHNIVGKG; via the coding sequence ATGCTTGACGACATGTTGCACGTCACGGAATGGCACAACGGCGAAAAGGAGTTTTCGCCCTTTTCCGACAATGAAATGGCCCGCCGCCAGAACGAATTGCGCGTCTGGATGGCCGATAACAACGTCGATGCGGCGCTCTTCACGTCCTATCACTGCATTAACTATTACTCAGGCTGGCTCTACTGCTATTTCGGTCGCAAATATGGCATGGTCATTGACCAAAAGAACGCCACGACCATTTCCGCAGGCATCGACGGCGGCCAGCCCTGGCGGCGGACATTCGGCAGCAATGTCACCTATACCGACTGGCGGCGCGACAATTTCTACCGCGCGGTGCAGGGCCTGACCAAGGGTGCCCGCCGCGTCGGCATCGAGTTTGACCATGTTTCGCTCGATTATCGCCAGCTTTTGCAGGATGCCCTGCCCGGCGTCGAATTGGTGGACGTGAGCCAACCCTCGATGTGGATGCGCACCATCAAATCCGCCGAGGAAATCAAGCTCATCACCGAAGGCGCGCGCATTTGCGACGTGGGGGGCTATGCCGTGGCGGGCGCTGTCAAGGCAGGCGTGCCCGAACACGAAGTGGCGATTGCGGGCACAAATGCGATGATCCGCGAGATTGCCAAATCCTTCCCCTTTGTCGAACTGATGGACACCTGGACATGGTTCCAGTCGGGCATCAACACCGATGGCGCGCATAACCCCGTGACCAACCGCGTGGTGCAATCGGGCGATATCCTCAGCCTCAACACCTTTCCGATGATCTTTGGCTATTACACCGCGCTCGAACGCACGCTTTTTTGCGATCACGTCGATGACGCCAGCCTCGACATCTGGGAGAAAAACGTCGCCGTGCATCGCCGCGGGCTGGAGTTGATGAAACCCGGCGCGCGCTGCATGGATATCGCGATTGAGCTGAACGAGATGTATCGCGAATGGGACCTGCTGAAATACCGCTCTTTCGGATATGGCCACAGCTTTGGCGTGCTCAGCCACTATTATGGCCGTGAGGCGGGCGTGGAACTGCGCGAGGATATCGACACCGTGCTGAAACCCGGCATGGTCGTGTCGATGGAACCGATGGTGATGATCCCCGAAGGCCAGCCCGGTGCCGGTGGCTACCGCGAGCATGACATTCTGGTCATCGGCGAAGAAGGTGCCGAGAATATCACCGGCTTCCCCTTCGGACCTGAACATAACATCGTCGGCAAAGGCTAA
- a CDS encoding serine/threonine dehydratase, with protein MAWQGCIGEAGQRIVAHVRRTPVMQAEIGGYSVALKLEQMQHTGSFKARGAFNTLLQATVPEAGIVAASGGNHGAAVAYAAARLGHRARISVPEIAGPAKIALIRAQGADLQVVPGAYAEAAARAAEWQAATGAMQVHPYDAEATVAGQGTVMAEWEDQGLDADTVLIAVGGGGLIAGALGWLEGRRRVVAVEPETSCALHAALAAGAPVDVEVSGVAANALGARRIGGLCYGLAEAQGVASVLVSDAAILEAQALLWREVRQLVEPAGATALAALLSGAYRPAAGERVAVLICGGNIAPDPLA; from the coding sequence ATGGCGTGGCAGGGATGTATTGGAGAGGCGGGCCAGCGCATTGTTGCGCATGTGCGGCGCACGCCGGTGATGCAGGCGGAGATTGGTGGATATTCTGTGGCGCTCAAGCTGGAGCAGATGCAGCATACCGGCAGTTTCAAGGCGCGCGGCGCGTTCAACACGCTCTTGCAGGCGACCGTGCCGGAGGCGGGGATTGTTGCGGCCTCTGGCGGCAATCACGGGGCGGCGGTGGCCTATGCGGCGGCGCGGTTGGGCCACCGCGCGCGGATCTCCGTGCCCGAGATCGCTGGACCGGCCAAGATTGCGCTCATCCGCGCCCAAGGGGCCGATTTGCAGGTGGTGCCCGGGGCCTATGCCGAAGCGGCGGCGCGCGCCGCTGAATGGCAGGCGGCGACAGGGGCAATGCAGGTGCATCCCTATGACGCCGAGGCGACCGTGGCCGGACAAGGCACGGTGATGGCGGAATGGGAGGATCAGGGACTGGACGCGGACACGGTGCTGATTGCCGTGGGCGGTGGCGGGCTGATTGCCGGGGCTTTGGGCTGGCTTGAGGGGCGTCGCCGGGTGGTGGCGGTCGAGCCAGAGACCTCTTGCGCGCTGCATGCCGCGCTGGCGGCGGGCGCGCCCGTTGATGTCGAGGTGTCGGGGGTGGCGGCCAATGCGCTGGGGGCGCGGCGGATTGGAGGCCTGTGCTATGGTCTGGCCGAGGCGCAGGGCGTGGCCAGTGTGCTGGTGAGCGACGCGGCAATTCTTGAGGCGCAGGCGCTTTTGTGGCGGGAGGTGCGGCAGTTGGTGGAACCGGCGGGGGCCACGGCGCTGGCGGCGCTTTTGTCGGGCGCTTATCGGCCTGCGGCGGGGGAGCGGGTGGCGGTTCTGATCTGTGGTGGCAATATCGCGCCTGACCCGCTGGCATAA
- a CDS encoding polyamine ABC transporter substrate-binding protein: MTLRTPTRRHLLKMTAGAALATPFLSIRASAQTVNLSMLAWYGHAEPDIVGAFEEENNVKFTPKYYTGGDNMLGLIAQSPAGTYDVILSDAEYVQQLNAAGYIEALDAADYAFDDFYPEFQKFPGHWQDDTLYSVITRFGFLGVAHNTDVLSEKDAASYAVFSDARVTGKLGHFDWHLPNLGQLSLSAGNGSAYDIDDAGWDKVQEATMALRGQVGGFFDYGGTFSSLNDGQMVAFAGIGDWITGVLEKNGAKVRTTIPEEGGLQWTESFSIGKGTQNYDMARKWIQWITSAEGQAKSADMAAYPALIPNKKGWEVLNATNPAEAKRQNMVLGQHNAMDMIREGRIQYRQLPVQQSLEDWNDFWSDYKGA; this comes from the coding sequence ATGACCCTGAGAACCCCCACCCGCCGCCACCTCTTGAAAATGACCGCAGGCGCGGCGCTGGCCACGCCGTTCCTGTCGATCCGGGCGTCGGCGCAGACCGTCAACCTGTCGATGCTGGCTTGGTATGGCCATGCAGAGCCTGACATCGTTGGCGCGTTCGAAGAAGAGAACAACGTCAAATTCACGCCGAAATACTATACCGGCGGTGACAATATGCTGGGCCTGATCGCGCAATCCCCGGCGGGCACCTATGATGTGATCCTGTCGGATGCTGAATATGTGCAGCAGTTGAACGCGGCGGGCTATATCGAGGCGCTCGATGCCGCCGATTACGCCTTTGATGATTTTTACCCCGAGTTCCAGAAATTCCCCGGCCATTGGCAGGATGACACGCTCTACTCCGTGATCACGCGCTTTGGGTTTCTGGGGGTGGCGCATAACACCGATGTGCTGAGCGAAAAGGACGCGGCCAGCTATGCGGTGTTCTCGGACGCCCGCGTGACCGGCAAGCTGGGGCATTTCGACTGGCATTTGCCCAACCTCGGGCAACTGAGCCTCTCGGCGGGCAATGGGTCTGCCTATGACATCGACGACGCAGGCTGGGACAAGGTGCAAGAGGCCACAATGGCGCTGCGCGGGCAGGTCGGCGGGTTCTTTGACTATGGCGGCACCTTCTCGTCGCTCAATGATGGGCAGATGGTGGCCTTTGCCGGGATTGGTGACTGGATTACCGGCGTGTTGGAAAAGAACGGTGCCAAGGTCCGCACCACCATTCCCGAAGAGGGCGGGTTGCAGTGGACCGAGTCGTTTTCGATTGGCAAGGGCACGCAGAATTACGACATGGCGCGCAAGTGGATTCAGTGGATCACCTCAGCCGAGGGGCAAGCAAAATCCGCCGATATGGCCGCCTATCCCGCGCTCATCCCCAACAAGAAAGGCTGGGAGGTGCTGAATGCCACCAACCCCGCCGAGGCCAAGCGGCAGAATATGGTGCTGGGCCAGCATAACGCGATGGACATGATCCGCGAAGGGCGTATCCAGTATCGCCAATTGCCTGTGCAACAAAGCCTAGAGGACTGGAACGACTTCTGGTCCGACTACAAGGGCGCCTGA
- a CDS encoding creatininase, whose protein sequence is MAQDTVFAAELAWPEYQRRVARGGVPILIPLGSMEQHGHHMPMHVDVLLPTEFARRAAVEVGGLVAPPFTYGYKSQQKSGGGNFFPGTTSLDGASLVNALKDVIREFARHGNRQICIVNGHFENSWFIAEGIDLALRELGWSGIHDTKVVVLSYWDFVDQAAIAKLYPEGFLGWDIEHGGVLETSLMLRLYPDLVSLERAVDHAPASFPPYDVYPPHPEWTPASGTLSSPKNATAEKGDILIDVCTRGIVAALRTEFATRDRVAAE, encoded by the coding sequence ATGGCCCAAGATACGGTTTTTGCAGCAGAATTAGCCTGGCCCGAGTATCAGCGCCGGGTCGCGCGTGGCGGGGTGCCGATTCTCATCCCGCTTGGGTCGATGGAGCAGCATGGCCATCACATGCCGATGCATGTCGATGTGCTGTTGCCCACCGAATTTGCGCGCCGCGCGGCGGTTGAGGTGGGCGGGCTGGTCGCGCCACCCTTTACATATGGGTATAAATCGCAGCAGAAATCCGGCGGTGGCAATTTCTTTCCGGGCACCACCAGCCTTGATGGCGCGAGCCTTGTGAATGCGCTCAAGGATGTGATCCGCGAGTTTGCGCGCCACGGCAACCGTCAGATCTGCATCGTGAATGGTCATTTCGAGAATTCGTGGTTCATTGCCGAGGGGATCGACCTTGCTCTGCGCGAATTGGGCTGGTCGGGCATCCATGACACCAAGGTCGTGGTGCTGTCCTACTGGGATTTTGTCGATCAGGCGGCGATTGCCAAGCTATACCCCGAGGGGTTTCTGGGCTGGGATATCGAGCATGGCGGGGTGCTGGAAACCTCGCTCATGCTGCGGCTCTATCCAGACCTTGTATCGCTGGAGCGCGCGGTGGATCACGCGCCAGCGAGTTTTCCGCCCTACGATGTCTATCCGCCGCATCCCGAGTGGACGCCCGCAAGCGGCACGCTGTCCTCGCCCAAGAATGCCACGGCGGAAAAGGGCGACATCCTGATTGATGTCTGCACGCGCGGCATCGTCGCGGCGCTGCGCACCGAGTTTGCAACGCGCGACCGCGTGGCGGCTGAGTGA
- a CDS encoding ABC transporter ATP-binding protein → MNMQTPVKSDAIVRLEGVVKRFGEFTAVERADFEIGRGEFLAIMGSSGCGKTTTLRMLAGLEDPSEGNIYLDGARVNGKATWDRDTPMVWQSLALFPFLTVQENVEFSLKMRGVGKAERAQRARKWLDKMQILEFADRNISQLSGGQRQRVALARALVTEPKILLLDEPLSALDAHLKVRMQAVLSNLQKDLGITFVYVTHSMSEAFSMADRVVIMSRGKIEQIGTPQEIYHAPRNRFVAEFLGSANIFTGKLVEKTGDLWQVETAHGRFAVKAPQTPAKSVGDTLSFVVSAEKMQISAADAGVPGIRARVVGEEFVGASAIVFLETDAGEELKVQKSHGELASIDLHSGSPLTLHWEPEACHVLPGE, encoded by the coding sequence ATGAACATGCAAACCCCTGTGAAATCCGACGCCATTGTCAGGCTGGAAGGTGTGGTCAAAAGGTTTGGCGAGTTCACCGCCGTGGAACGCGCGGATTTCGAGATCGGACGCGGCGAGTTTCTGGCGATCATGGGCTCGTCGGGCTGTGGCAAGACCACGACGCTGCGGATGCTGGCGGGGCTCGAGGACCCGAGCGAGGGCAATATCTATCTCGACGGGGCGCGGGTAAACGGCAAGGCAACATGGGACCGCGATACGCCGATGGTCTGGCAGAGCCTTGCGCTGTTTCCGTTTCTGACCGTGCAGGAGAACGTCGAATTCAGCCTCAAGATGCGCGGTGTGGGCAAGGCGGAGCGCGCGCAACGGGCGCGCAAATGGCTGGACAAGATGCAGATCCTTGAATTCGCGGATCGCAATATCTCGCAATTGTCGGGCGGGCAGCGGCAGCGGGTTGCCTTGGCGCGCGCGCTGGTGACAGAGCCGAAAATCCTGCTGCTGGACGAGCCGCTTTCGGCGCTCGATGCGCATCTCAAGGTGCGGATGCAGGCGGTTCTGTCCAATCTGCAAAAAGATCTGGGCATCACCTTTGTCTATGTCACCCATTCCATGTCCGAGGCGTTTTCCATGGCCGACCGCGTGGTGATCATGAGCCGGGGCAAGATCGAACAGATCGGCACGCCGCAGGAAATCTATCATGCGCCGCGCAATCGGTTCGTGGCGGAATTCCTGGGCTCGGCCAATATCTTTACCGGCAAGCTGGTCGAGAAAACGGGCGATCTGTGGCAGGTCGAGACGGCGCATGGGCGATTTGCGGTCAAAGCGCCTCAAACCCCTGCAAAATCCGTGGGCGATACGCTGTCTTTTGTCGTCAGCGCCGAAAAGATGCAGATCAGCGCGGCAGATGCGGGCGTGCCGGGTATTCGCGCGCGGGTGGTCGGCGAAGAGTTTGTCGGTGCCTCGGCGATTGTCTTTCTTGAGACGGATGCAGGAGAGGAGTTGAAGGTGCAGAAAAGTCATGGTGAACTGGCATCCATTGATCTGCATTCAGGAAGCCCCCTGACCCTGCATTGGGAGCCCGAAGCCTGTCATGTCCTTCCCGGAGAATGA
- a CDS encoding ABC transporter permease yields MTRPSLFSLTLSLPLLIWQLAFFAVPLLFLIAISFWTVRNFQMMPDLNFGNWERILTRGTFWDAYARTALLATASAVLTSAIAFPAAYAISFKLSERVKQWVIFVLIIPFFTSYLVRIYALQVFLSDGGIINAALGMLGVGPFGMLNTTFGTLVGMVTLCLPLVILLQVFSLNFVNRDFVEAAHNLRCGRLRTVFSVIVPSARVGLVIAALFAFILSFGDFISPLYLGGGNPPTLSILITDITKSGQQWPRAAVVALMMIGTLLTVAFAAITYAYKERGK; encoded by the coding sequence ATGACCCGACCCAGCCTATTCTCTCTCACCCTGTCGCTGCCCCTTTTGATCTGGCAGTTGGCGTTCTTTGCGGTGCCGCTGCTTTTCCTGATCGCCATCAGCTTTTGGACGGTGCGCAATTTCCAGATGATGCCGGATCTGAATTTCGGCAATTGGGAACGTATCCTGACGCGCGGCACCTTTTGGGATGCCTATGCGCGCACCGCTCTTCTGGCCACGGCAAGCGCGGTTCTGACCAGCGCCATCGCCTTCCCGGCGGCCTATGCGATTTCATTCAAGCTGTCGGAGCGGGTCAAGCAATGGGTGATTTTCGTGCTGATCATCCCGTTCTTCACCAGCTATCTGGTGCGTATCTATGCGCTACAGGTGTTCCTGTCGGATGGGGGCATCATCAATGCCGCGCTGGGGATGCTGGGGGTTGGGCCCTTTGGCATGCTCAACACCACGTTCGGGACGCTGGTGGGCATGGTCACGCTCTGTCTGCCGCTGGTGATCCTGTTGCAGGTTTTCAGCCTCAATTTCGTCAATCGCGATTTTGTCGAGGCGGCGCATAATCTGCGCTGCGGGCGGCTGCGCACGGTGTTTTCGGTGATCGTGCCATCGGCGCGCGTTGGCCTTGTGATTGCGGCACTCTTTGCCTTTATCCTGTCGTTTGGCGATTTCATCAGCCCGCTTTATCTGGGTGGGGGCAATCCGCCAACGCTGTCGATCCTGATCACCGATATCACCAAATCCGGGCAGCAATGGCCGCGCGCTGCCGTGGTCGCGTTGATGATGATCGGCACGCTGCTGACCGTGGCCTTTGCCGCCATCACCTATGCCTATAAGGAGCGCGGCAAATGA
- a CDS encoding LysR substrate-binding domain-containing protein produces the protein MRHFVNLQTDLIRTFVTVVDLGNYTETGQVLGRTQPAISLQIKRLEDLVGAKLLHHKGKVLELTPQGHALIGYAREMLRLNDRAVANLHEAQFMGTLRVGLPTDYAIGYFQRIIADFARANPEVTFDIRCDWSRNILSQLHVDELDLAIAITDTMPAPYVSLYWSERPFWVCGRDYQFSLDKPVQIIAHPKGCFYRKRMIDALNTEGREWRICFESPGITAVQNAVLDGMGVTALTKKTLLPGMRVLSPKEGFPPLANLHVGLFYKHIKASDAALKLIEQITEGVSAFRKPTHARS, from the coding sequence ATGCGCCATTTCGTCAATCTGCAAACCGACCTGATCCGCACGTTTGTGACGGTAGTAGACCTTGGCAACTACACCGAAACCGGTCAGGTTCTGGGCCGCACGCAGCCCGCGATTTCCCTGCAAATCAAACGTTTGGAAGATTTAGTGGGCGCCAAACTCTTGCATCACAAGGGCAAGGTTCTAGAGCTGACACCGCAGGGGCACGCCCTTATCGGCTATGCCCGCGAGATGTTGCGCCTGAATGATCGTGCGGTTGCCAACCTGCACGAGGCTCAATTCATGGGCACGCTGCGGGTGGGTTTGCCCACCGATTACGCGATTGGATATTTTCAGCGCATCATCGCCGATTTCGCCCGCGCCAATCCCGAGGTGACATTCGACATCCGCTGCGACTGGAGCCGCAATATCCTCAGCCAGCTGCATGTCGATGAATTGGACCTTGCCATCGCCATCACCGATACGATGCCCGCGCCCTATGTCTCGCTCTACTGGTCCGAGCGCCCATTCTGGGTCTGCGGGCGCGACTATCAATTCTCGCTCGACAAGCCGGTGCAAATCATTGCCCACCCCAAGGGCTGCTTCTATCGCAAACGGATGATCGACGCGCTGAACACCGAGGGGCGCGAATGGCGCATCTGCTTTGAGAGCCCTGGCATCACAGCCGTGCAAAACGCGGTGCTGGATGGGATGGGCGTGACGGCGCTGACCAAGAAAACGCTCCTGCCCGGCATGCGCGTGCTGTCACCCAAAGAGGGATTCCCACCGCTCGCCAATCTGCATGTCGGCCTCTTTTACAAACATATCAAAGCCTCTGACGCAGCGCTGAAACTGATCGAACAGATCACCGAAGGGGTCAGCGCGTTCCGCAAACCAACGCATGCGCGCAGCTAG
- a CDS encoding LOG family protein yields the protein MKDDRLSQFRDAGSDRSTAEQVPDTPQTRAPAYRLAFADPDFMCRDELRPVRLQLELLKPEMILNERGIQSTVVLFGGARIPEPSQKDTARTKTLADLSRYYDEARKFARLMTEKSMASDGRDYVIATGGGPGVMEAGNRGAADAGGASIGLNIVLPHEQAPNEYVTPGLCFNFHYFAIRKMHFLMRARAICVFPGGFGTLDEMFEALTLIQTDRMKRVPFLLFGATFWQSIINWEALSEAGTISAEDLDLFQFVETADEAMQIINDWPQG from the coding sequence ATGAAAGACGACCGCCTCAGCCAATTCCGCGATGCCGGCTCCGACCGTTCCACCGCTGAACAGGTGCCGGACACGCCCCAGACCCGTGCGCCTGCCTATCGTCTGGCCTTTGCCGATCCCGATTTCATGTGCCGCGACGAATTGCGTCCCGTGCGCCTGCAACTCGAACTCTTGAAGCCCGAGATGATCCTGAACGAGCGCGGCATCCAGAGCACCGTCGTGCTCTTTGGCGGCGCGCGCATTCCCGAACCGTCGCAAAAGGACACGGCCCGCACCAAAACGCTCGCCGATCTCTCGCGCTATTACGACGAGGCGCGCAAATTCGCGCGGCTGATGACCGAAAAATCCATGGCCAGCGATGGGCGCGACTATGTGATTGCCACGGGCGGCGGTCCGGGCGTGATGGAGGCGGGCAATCGTGGTGCTGCGGATGCGGGCGGGGCCTCAATCGGCCTTAATATCGTCTTGCCACATGAACAGGCCCCGAACGAATATGTCACCCCCGGCCTGTGCTTCAACTTTCACTACTTCGCCATCCGCAAGATGCATTTCCTGATGCGCGCCCGTGCCATCTGCGTCTTTCCCGGCGGCTTTGGCACGCTCGACGAGATGTTCGAGGCGCTGACCCTTATTCAGACCGACCGGATGAAGCGCGTGCCGTTCCTGCTCTTTGGGGCCACCTTCTGGCAATCCATCATCAACTGGGAGGCGCTGTCCGAGGCGGGCACAATCAGCGCCGAGGATCTCGATCTCTTCCAATTCGTTGAAACGGCGGATGAGGCGATGCAGATCATCAACGACTGGCCCCAAGGCTGA
- a CDS encoding succinylglutamate desuccinylase/aspartoacylase family protein: protein MARRKPFDIGGVTVAAGTRARVDIPVSTLSNHTPVNLSVEVIHGRRAGPVLFVSAAIHGDEVIGVEIMRRLLKAAPLASMAGTLMAVPIVNTFGFLNHKRYLPDRRDLNRVFPGVSEGSMASQLAYIFMDQVVRRADVGIDLHSAAIHRTNLPQIRLTPGNTRLEELGRAFGAPVMMESKLRDGSLRMAAEQAGVDVLLYEGGEGLRFDEFAARAGVSGILRVMQHLGMIGAKGVPRARGVPIRAARSRWYRAPRGGLFRGYLAVGDAVQPGTVLGAVANAFGDVETEVVADVTGIIIGRTNLPVVYEGDALCHVAETPRAEAAAGGISAHLEAAALFDEDEII, encoded by the coding sequence ATGGCGCGGCGCAAACCCTTTGACATCGGCGGTGTAACGGTCGCAGCGGGCACGCGGGCGCGGGTGGATATCCCTGTAAGCACGCTGTCCAATCACACGCCGGTCAATCTTTCGGTCGAGGTGATCCATGGGCGGCGGGCGGGGCCGGTGCTGTTTGTCTCGGCGGCGATCCACGGCGATGAGGTGATCGGGGTCGAAATCATGCGCCGCCTGCTCAAGGCGGCACCGCTGGCCTCGATGGCAGGAACGCTGATGGCGGTGCCGATTGTCAACACCTTCGGCTTTCTCAATCACAAGCGCTATCTGCCCGACCGGCGCGATCTGAACCGGGTGTTTCCGGGGGTAAGCGAAGGCTCGATGGCGTCGCAACTGGCGTATATTTTCATGGATCAGGTGGTGCGGCGTGCGGATGTGGGCATTGACCTGCATTCGGCGGCCATTCACCGCACCAACCTGCCGCAAATCCGGCTGACGCCGGGCAACACGCGGCTGGAAGAGCTGGGTCGTGCCTTTGGCGCGCCGGTGATGATGGAGTCAAAGCTGCGCGACGGATCGTTGCGGATGGCCGCGGAACAGGCAGGGGTGGACGTGCTGCTCTACGAGGGGGGCGAGGGGCTCCGGTTTGACGAATTCGCGGCGCGGGCGGGGGTGAGCGGTATCCTGCGGGTGATGCAGCATCTGGGCATGATCGGTGCCAAGGGTGTGCCGCGTGCGCGCGGTGTGCCGATCCGGGCGGCGCGCTCGCGTTGGTATCGTGCGCCGCGCGGCGGGCTGTTTCGCGGCTATCTGGCGGTGGGTGATGCGGTGCAGCCGGGCACGGTGCTGGGCGCGGTGGCCAATGCCTTTGGCGATGTCGAGACCGAGGTGGTGGCGGATGTGACCGGCATCATCATCGGGCGTACCAACCTGCCAGTGGTTTATGAGGGTGATGCGCTGTGCCATGTGGCGGAAACGCCGCGTGCCGAAGCGGCGGCGGGGGGCATCAGCGCCCATCTCGAGGCGGCGGCGCTCTTTGACGAGGATGAGATCATCTGA